The Candidatus Hydrogenedentota bacterium genome segment CGTGATTCACATTGGTGGCGCACTGACCTCGAAGCGCACCCAGCAGGCGCTGGAGCGCTGGCGGCCGGCGTATCTCCGCGTTTGCCTCGGGGGCACGCGCCGCGACCCGGGCCATATCGTGACGCAGCGCTGCAACGTGGCGCCCGCCGATTTCTGCGCGTGGCTTGCCGCGTGTCTCACCGGTTACCCGCCCGGAGCGCCGCCGGCGGCCTGGCGCGCGCGCGACGCCGCCTGCGACGCGGCGATCGCGGCCTGGGAAGCACAGCAAACCGGGCTTACGGAGATCGGGGCCGCGCGCATCGTCGCGAACCAGGCGCCCGAGGGGTCCACGGTATTCCTGGGGAACTCCATGCCGGTGCGGCTCGCCGACAGCTATGCCTGGCCCGACCGGGATGGCGTCGCCTTTGTCGCGAACCGGGGCGCGAGCGGAATCGACGGCAACCTGGCGACGGCGGCGGGCCTTACGGCGGCTTCGGGCGGCCCGGTCATCGCGCTGGTGGGCGATCTGACCGCGTTGCACGATCTGAACTCGCTCGCGCTCCTGCGAACGATATCGCCGCCGCTTGTGGTGGTGGTGTTGAACAACGACGGCGGCGGTATTTTCCATCACCTGCCGATCGCCGCCGAGCACGATGTGTTTGAGCGCTGCTTCGGCACGCCGCACGGTCTACGCTTCGGCGAAGCCGCGGCGCAATTTGGCCTGCGGTACGCGAATCCGTCTGGCGCGGAAGCGCTTGGCGAGGCGCTGGACCTTGCCCTGGCGGCCTCCTCCCCCACTTTGATCGAGGTCACGCTCGGTCGCAACGCCGAGCACGCCGTCCATCTCGACCTGCGCGCGCGCCTGCGCGAGGCCATGGAGCAGGCGCGACCGTGAGATTGTTGCGATGTTCCAACCGTTGATTCCTGTTTCCCTGGCGGGCGCGCCGCCCGCCCCGCCGGTGGTATTCCTCCACGGATTCCTGGGCGACGCGAGCGATTGGCGGGCGGTCGCCGAGGCGCTGGCGCCGGAGCACCACGTGCTGGCGGTTGATCTACCGGGCCACGGCCCCGACGCCACGCCCACCACGATGGGCCTGGACGCCTGCGCCGAAGCGTTGCTTGCGGGCTTCGCGCGCGCGGGCCTGCGCCGCCCCGATGTCGCCGGCTATTCCATGGGCGGCCGCATTTCGCTGTACCTGGCGAGGCGCTATCCGGACCGTGTGGGGCGGCTGGTCCTCGAATCGGCGTCTCCGGGGATTGCCGATGCCGCGCAGCGGGCGAGCCGCGCCGTCCAGGACGCCGCCCTGGCGGAGCGCCTCGCCGCGATGGAGCCGGGCGGCGCCGCGTTTCGCGCGTTTCTGGAGGAATGGTATGCGATGTCGCTGTTTTCGACGCTCCAGCGCCGCCCGGAACTGCTGGAGCCCCTGATCGCGCGGCGGCTTACGCGGTGTGTGCCCGCCGCTGTCGGATCCTCTCTCACGGGCCTGGGCACCGGCGCGCAAGCGAGCCTGTGGGAGGAGTTGCACGCCCTGAAAGCGCCCGCGCTGGCCATCACCGGCGAGGACGACCGCAAGTTCCGCATCATCGCGGAGGACATGGCGCTGGCGTGTCCCGCGATGGCGACGGAGATCCTCACCGGCTGCGGCCACAACGTCCACCTCGAAAACCACGAGGCCTTCGTGACGGTCGTTCGCGCGTTCCTGCACCCCAACGGCGGACCGTAATTTCGGCGATTCGCGCTGAACTTGGATCGGCCCGCCGCCATGGCATACGATCAGGGGGTGAACCATCTCTGCCCGCAACTTCTTGCGGGCGCTGCCCCGGGAAATGTGCCGTGCCGAATACCGATCCCCAGCCGCCTTCACGTATGCAGGCGTTCAAGATGTTTGACCGGATTGCGCACCGGTATGACCTGCTCAACCGCCTGCTATCCATGGGGACGGATGTGCGGTGGCGGCGGAAACTGAACCGGCGCGTGCCCGCGGGGGAGAAGCTGCGGGTGCTGGACCTGGCCACAGGTACGGCGGATGTGTTGATCGCGATGAATGGCGCCTGCCCGCAGGTAGCCTCGGGCGTGGGGCTCGACATGTCCGGCGGGATGCTTCATTATGGCCGGGAGAAGCTGATCCGGCTCGGCCTCGACCGGAAATTCCGGCTTGTGCGTGGCGATGCGACTTGTCTGGGGCTCGAATCCGGCCAGTTCGACGCGGTGACGATATCCTTCGGCATCCGGAACGTGATCGACGTGGCGCAGGGGCTGCGCGAGATGCGCCGGATCCTCAAGCCGGGTGGCAGGGCGTTGATTCTGGAGTTTTCCCTGCCGTCGAACCGCCTCTTCCGCGCCATGTACCTGTCTTACTTCCGGAATATCCTGCCGCGTATCGGGGCGCTGATCTCCGGCGACAGCTACGCGTACCGCTACCTGAACGAAACGGTGGAGACCTTTCCGTATGGCGAGGACTTCTGCCAGCTGATGCGTGACGCGGGCTTTGAGGGGGTGACTGCGACGCCGCTTACGTTTGGCATCGCCAGCCTCTACCAGGGCGATCGGGGTTCAGTTGACAGTTGACAGTTGACAGTTGACAGTTGGCGGTTGGCGGTTGGCGGTTGGCGGTTGGCGGTTGGCATCCTTTGCGCCGATTATGAATTCGACTTTGTCTTCTTGATGATGGCCGTGAGTAGCTTCAGCAGTTCCTTCAAGTCGGAAATTATCGACTCGAAGCCTTTTTCGTCAATGTATTCCGACCGGTATAAGAGCTCCAGCCAGTACTCGGATTCATTTGCTTCTTTGAGTGCGATAGCCAACTTGTGGACAAAGTCCGCTCTGCTCTCCGCCTGTTCGGCTTCGCGAACGAGCGCACCAATCGCCGTACCGGAACGCAACAGTTGTTTGCTGAGGACAAACTCCCGCTTTTCTTTGCATAGATACTCGTAGAGCCTGACGGTGCGCAAGGCGAACGCAAATGAATGATTCCGTAACGCCCCTTCCTTTTCCAACCCGCGTCTCCTTCTTGACTATCTCAGCTTTGTGAGATCCCCGAAACTGCATGATAAACCGCCAACCGCCAACCGCCAACCGCCAACCGCCAACCGCCAACCGCCAACCGCCAACCGCCAACCGCCAACCGCCAACCGCCAACCGCCAACCGCCAACCGCCAACTGTGAACTGTGAACTGTGAACTGTGAACTGTGAACTGTGAACTGTCAACTGTCAACTGTCAACTACAAGAACACCGCGCGGTCCTTGTCCATCGAGTCGAACAGGTAGACCCCGAGCTGGCGGAGGAGCGTGTCCAGCCGGACCATGGGGAAACCGAGGACGTTCTGGTAGCAGCCCTCGTAGCGCTGGACGATGAGGCTGCCGGGCCCGTCGACGGTGTAGGCGCCGGCACGGTCGAGCGGCTCCACGACGTAGACGAAGCGATCGATCTCCTCGTCGGAGAGGTCGCGGAAGGTGACGTGCGTGGTCTCCGCGCCCTCGATGCGCGTGCCGGTCTCCGTGTCGCACAGCGCGAGCCCCGTAACCACCTCGTGCGTGTGGCCGGCCAGCATCCGCAGCATCCGGCGGGCGTCGTCGAAATCGGCGGGCTTTGGGAGCACATGCTCGTGGTGGAAGACCAGGGTGTCCGCCGCGATGATGATCGCCGGCTGATCGAGGCGCGCGCCGACGTCGTCCCGCTTGATGACCGCGTTGTTGATCACGATTTCGGCGGGGCTGTCCCCGGTGTTCGGTTCGTGGGCATCGCTGGTGATGACGTCGAAGTCGACGCCGAGCGCACGGAGGAGGCTCTGGCGGCGTGGCGATCCGGAGGCGAGGATCAGGCGCTTATTCATGGGGTGGGCAGTTCCCGCACCTGGAGCGCGCCGGTTTCGGCGGCCTCCGCCGGGGCAGGGGCCGGGGACTCGATATTTTTCGGCGCGCCGGTCTCCAGCGGATCCGGCGGCATGAGGACGCCGCCCGGGGGGACTTCCCGCAACGTGACTTCGCCGTTCTCGATGACCCGCGTGCCGGCCGGGATCTTAAGCTGGGTCTGGGCTGGGTCGAGGGGCTGGTTGACCTGGTAATTCGTGAACTCGGTCACCATGCGCGTGTCGTCGTCGAACTCGATATCGATGCGGTACGGCAGGTAATCGTCGTCACGGAGGTAAATGGTGACTTCCTGAAAGGGGGCCTGGTCCTGGTTTTCCTTGTAGGGCCGGATTTCGATGCCGTGGTTTCCCTGGGCGCTCTGCATGGAAAAGACGCGGACATCATATGCCTCGCGGAGGGCGGCGGGGTCGGTATCGAAGCCGAGGAAAAAGATGCTGGACTCGGGGCTTTCGTCGATATCGTAGAGCTGGACCTGCTCCTCGAGCGGATCGAAATCGTAGACGCGTCGGCCGTCTATCATAATGGAGGGCTCGTCGATGCCGTAGCGGAAAAGGATGCGGCGGGGCTTGCCGAAGGTCAGCTTGCCATGGCGGAGGGAGCGGTCGCCGAACTGGATGGTCTCTTCCTGAATATCGGCCTCCAGGACGCGGATTTCGGCGCGCTTCTGCGCAAACGTCTCGAAGAAGGCCTCGAAATCGCCGGCGTCCGGCGCCTGCGCGGGAAGGATTGCGGCGAGCAGCAGCAGCGCGGTATTCATCGATCGTTCTCCAGGTGGGGCATATGGTCGTCCTCCATGATGGCCACGTCGCCCCCACCGTCATGGTGGTCGTCGTGGTCGGAGGCGCGGGGTCCGGCGTTCTGGCGATCTCCCGGGGCCTCGAGGGCGG includes the following:
- the ubiE gene encoding bifunctional demethylmenaquinone methyltransferase/2-methoxy-6-polyprenyl-1,4-benzoquinol methylase UbiE, with the protein product MPNTDPQPPSRMQAFKMFDRIAHRYDLLNRLLSMGTDVRWRRKLNRRVPAGEKLRVLDLATGTADVLIAMNGACPQVASGVGLDMSGGMLHYGREKLIRLGLDRKFRLVRGDATCLGLESGQFDAVTISFGIRNVIDVAQGLREMRRILKPGGRALILEFSLPSNRLFRAMYLSYFRNILPRIGALISGDSYAYRYLNETVETFPYGEDFCQLMRDAGFEGVTATPLTFGIASLYQGDRGSVDS
- a CDS encoding outer membrane lipoprotein carrier protein LolA, producing MNTALLLLAAILPAQAPDAGDFEAFFETFAQKRAEIRVLEADIQEETIQFGDRSLRHGKLTFGKPRRILFRYGIDEPSIMIDGRRVYDFDPLEEQVQLYDIDESPESSIFFLGFDTDPAALREAYDVRVFSMQSAQGNHGIEIRPYKENQDQAPFQEVTIYLRDDDYLPYRIDIEFDDDTRMVTEFTNYQVNQPLDPAQTQLKIPAGTRVIENGEVTLREVPPGGVLMPPDPLETGAPKNIESPAPAPAEAAETGALQVRELPTP
- the maf gene encoding septum formation protein Maf, producing the protein MNKRLILASGSPRRQSLLRALGVDFDVITSDAHEPNTGDSPAEIVINNAVIKRDDVGARLDQPAIIIAADTLVFHHEHVLPKPADFDDARRMLRMLAGHTHEVVTGLALCDTETGTRIEGAETTHVTFRDLSDEEIDRFVYVVEPLDRAGAYTVDGPGSLIVQRYEGCYQNVLGFPMVRLDTLLRQLGVYLFDSMDKDRAVFL
- the menH gene encoding 2-succinyl-6-hydroxy-2,4-cyclohexadiene-1-carboxylate synthase, with protein sequence MFQPLIPVSLAGAPPAPPVVFLHGFLGDASDWRAVAEALAPEHHVLAVDLPGHGPDATPTTMGLDACAEALLAGFARAGLRRPDVAGYSMGGRISLYLARRYPDRVGRLVLESASPGIADAAQRASRAVQDAALAERLAAMEPGGAAFRAFLEEWYAMSLFSTLQRRPELLEPLIARRLTRCVPAAVGSSLTGLGTGAQASLWEELHALKAPALAITGEDDRKFRIIAEDMALACPAMATEILTGCGHNVHLENHEAFVTVVRAFLHPNGGP
- a CDS encoding four helix bundle protein, with product MEKEGALRNHSFAFALRTVRLYEYLCKEKREFVLSKQLLRSGTAIGALVREAEQAESRADFVHKLAIALKEANESEYWLELLYRSEYIDEKGFESIISDLKELLKLLTAIIKKTKSNS